The Syntrophotalea acetylenivorans genome contains the following window.
ATTCTGCTGATGACCACGGCCTTTATCCGCCTGGTAGTGGTATTGTCTTTCGTTCGACAGGCCATGGGCACGCAGCAAATGCCGCCAAATCAGATCATTATCGGCCTGGCTCTCTTTTTAACGTTTTTTATCATGGCACCTGTCTTCACTCAGGTTAACGAAAAGGCCCTGCAACCGTACCTCGACAAAAAGATCAGCCAGGAACAGGCTCTAAATGAAGCCGTCACCCCCATGCGTGAGTTCATGTTTAAGCAGACCAAGGAAAAGGAGCTGGGGTTGCTGATGGAGATCGCCGGTCAGCCGGCGCCGGAGAACCAGAAGGATGTGCCGACTATGACCCTGATTCCGGCCTTTATGCTGTCGGAACTCAAACGGGCTTTTCAGATTGGCTTCATGGTCTACATCCCCTTCCTGGTTATCGATATGATCGTTGCTTCAGTCCTGATGTCCATGGGCATGATGATGCTGCCACCGGTCATTATTTCCCTGCCCTTCAAGTTGTTACTCTTTGTCCTGGTCGACGGCTGGAACCTGGTGGTCAGCTCTTTGGTCCAGAGCTTCCTCTAAGAGGGATTATTTATAATCCTGCACTATTGAAAGGAACCCTCCATGAGCCCTGAATATGTCACCGGACTCGGACGTCAGGCCGTCGAAACCATTTTACTGGTAGCAGCCCCCATGCTGCTGGCCGGACTTGGCGTCGGCCTGCTGGTCAGTATCTTTCAAGCCGCGACCCAGATCAACGAACAGACCATGACCTTTATTCCGAAAATCGTCGCGGTTTTCGTCACCCTGCTGATCTTTGCTCCCTGGATGATCAAGATCCTGCTCAGTTTTACGACCAGCGTGCTGACCCGTATCGCCACCGTTGGCGGCTGAGACCTGTCATGCCTTTTCCTGCCCTTTCTACGGAAACTTTCGGCCTGTTTCTTGTCTGTGCCGCACGGGTTGCCGCCTTGATGAGCAGCATTCCGGTCTTCAGCAGTGCGCAAACGCCTATGC
Protein-coding sequences here:
- the fliP gene encoding flagellar type III secretion system pore protein FliP (The bacterial flagellar biogenesis protein FliP forms a type III secretion system (T3SS)-type pore required for flagellar assembly.), with product MKHITIITSTVTLLLLLPVLAGAEGLPTITVGIGQTADPGQTSTALQILMVLTVLSMAPAILLMTTAFIRLVVVLSFVRQAMGTQQMPPNQIIIGLALFLTFFIMAPVFTQVNEKALQPYLDKKISQEQALNEAVTPMREFMFKQTKEKELGLLMEIAGQPAPENQKDVPTMTLIPAFMLSELKRAFQIGFMVYIPFLVIDMIVASVLMSMGMMMLPPVIISLPFKLLLFVLVDGWNLVVSSLVQSFL
- the fliQ gene encoding flagellar biosynthesis protein FliQ — its product is MSPEYVTGLGRQAVETILLVAAPMLLAGLGVGLLVSIFQAATQINEQTMTFIPKIVAVFVTLLIFAPWMIKILLSFTTSVLTRIATVGG